TTTCAGCTGACACAGGTTCAGGGAAAACCGCTTCCTTTTTGGTTCCTATTGTTTCTCGTTGCACAAGTATTCGCCCTGGCCACTCACCAAATCAGAAAAATCCATTAGCAATGGTTCTAACACCAACTAGAGAGCTCTGCATGCAGGTGGAGGAGCAAGCTAAGTTACTTGGGAAGGGTTTACCATTTAAAACTGCACTTGTGGTTGGTGGTGATGCCATGCCTAGGCAACTCCACCGCATTCAGCAAGGAGTCGAACTAATTGTAGGAACTCCAGGCAGGCTTATTGATCTTTTATCCAAGCATGAAATTGAGCTAGATGATGTTTTTATGCTTGTTCTGGATGAGGTGGACTGCATGCTACAGAGGGGCTTCCGTGATCAGGTAATGCAGATTTACAGGGCTCTATCACAGCCACAGGTTTTGATGTATTCTGCAACAATCTCACAAGAGGTTGAGAAGGTGGCAAGCTCGATGGCAAAGGATATAATTGTTATCTCTGTGGGGAAGTCAAACAGGCCAAATATAGCTGTGAAGCAGCTGGCCATCTGGGTGGAGTCAAAGCAAAAGAAGCAAAAGCTTTTCGACATACTAACAAGTAAGCAGCATTTTACACCACCGGTGGTTGTATTTGTGGGTTCAAGACTTGGGGCAGATCTCCTAACTGAAGCAATAACAATCACAACTGGGTTGAAAGCTCTATCAATCCATGGGGAGAAGTCCATGAAGGAGAGGAGAGAAATCATGAGCTCATTTTTGGTGGGAGAAGTCCCTGTGATGGTGGCCACTGGTGTTTTGAGCCGGGGAGTTGATCTTCTCAGCGTGAAACAGGTGATAGTATTTGACATGCCAAATTCCATCAAGGAGTACGTCCATCAAATCGGGAGGGCATCCAGGCTGGGGGAGGAGGGTACTGCAATTCTGTTTCTGAATGAGGAGAACAGGAATCTGTTTCCTGAGTtggttgaaattttgaaatcttCTGGAGCTGCCATTCCCCGGGAGCTTGCCAATTCACGGTACAGGTTGGGTTCAGTAAATGTTGGAAGGGGGCAGAAGAAAAGGAAGCATGGTCACTAAAGTTTCATGGACTCAGCACCTGCAAACATTTGAACCATCACTTTGAGAGTTCAAGGCCAAAATTGGTCTCAGGGAGTCCTAAAACAATCTCCAATCTTCTCCCATTGTCTTTGTCTCCCAATCCCAAGTTGTAAAATGGCAAATCCTTGTCTTGTGATACTCACCCATGGATTAAGGTACACATTGTGATTACCATGAGAACAAtgagaaattttcaaaaaaattattaaaatataccACTTTTGAAACCATTCTAAATTTACGGAAGTTTTTATAATATCGgttgaaaatataaaagttgTCTTTTCAAATGAATTCCAAAGtccttaatttgatttttttttaaatatcataaatttgaaaaaatattttttaaaatgccatgattaaaaaatattttctgatTTATACAAATGGTTGGAGCATCCGGTATATATTGTGACATCTCACGTAAAGATCATGacgttatataagtatgaacttttTTTAATTCGGTATACtcgttttaaagtcatgaaggCCCGAAATAGATAATATCTACACAGTTGGAAGCTTCTATATCGAATATGAGGGAAAGTTCTTAACGCTATATAACGTGTAGAGAGCAggttattacaaattttttcaaTAGCATCCCTTATAATTCATTTGAATTCGTAATGCCATTTGAAACTTCTTAATaagaattttgtttaaaatgatttaaaaactttaataaaaaaattataaagataattatttattaattttagaaatgagTAAAAATCGAATAATtagaaattcaataattttgatttgcccaagattttaaaatattttaattagctatattaattttcattgttagggtttttcataataatttttttttaacccacTCATATGTATATAGTGTAAGAATTGGACTCAAGTCTCCTTCACGCTAGGGAGGAAAGCGGATTCAGTGAAATTCAGCAGCCGAAAAGCTAAAATATGGCATTTTGATAGCTAGGGTTTATTCCATTGGGAGTAGGAGGCAGAAGAAGCAGCAGTATGGAGAGGATTTCAGCAGCCTGCGCCATGGAATGGAGTATTGATCTTGAAAAGGGACTTCGCTCCAAAGTTGCTGGTTAgatttctcaaatttctttCACTAGTATGCTCTGTTCTGTATGTGTATTCTTAACTACTAACAATAATAAGGGTTTCAGGTGGGCCTGTTGAAGCCATATTACAGATTGGACAGAGACTTGAGCAGTGGAATAGAGAACCGGAACCAACCTTGCCTGTGTATAAGATGTTTGGCTTGGTTCCAGGGGAGGATAGGCTGTTTGCTAACGCAATACTTCTTCGACTAGCTGAGGCTTTTCGTGTGGGTGACCACAGTCTCAGGCACTCTGTTGTCAGGGTTTTCTTATCATTGAGGAGATGTAACAAGAACAAGTACAATGGTGGAAAAAATTATGGGATTTTGTCAAAACACAGGGTACACAACCAATCACAACTGCTGACTAGAGTAAAGATTGTTTTTGATAGTGGGGATGTTCAATCCAGAGCACTGACTTTAGTTCTTTTTGGTTGTTGGGCTGATTTCGCTAAAGATAGTGCTGAAATTCGATACATCATACTCTCGAGTTTAGTCTCCAGTCATGTTGTGGAGGTAAGGGCAGTGTAATATGGGTAAATTTTGTGAACATCCTGCGTCCCATAACTTATCTTTGGTTATCTTTTTCATTACATCCATGAGTGATGTACTCAAGACTCTAATTATGTATAAGAATCTCCTCATGAATTTATCTTCATGTGATCTTTGCGCCTCTCCATTTTTGTAAACCAATGTTTTGTTGCTTTCCTCCATGTACTGAGACCATTGTGTGGACAGAACTGGGTGGAACTCTGATTAAGTGGAAACAACCTGtgatattttgatttgttttctgTAGGTGAGAGCCTCCTTTTATGCTGCAGCATGTTTCTGTGAGCTGTCTGATGACTTTGCTTCTGTCATCTTGGAGATATTGGTTAACATGTTGTCTTCATCTCAAATGACGTCAGCTGTAAGGTTAGCAGGAGTGCGGGTTTTTGCTAAAATGGGGTGTTCATCTTCACTTGCACATAGAGCTTACAAGGTTTTGCATCTCATCTGAACATACATACTCAATTCTGCATGAGAGGGGTACTGTTCTAGAAACTGTAGCACATTTGTGGGCTGTAATCCAAGTGTCATGTGATACGATGGTATTACATACACTGATACACAGCATGATAGAGTTTGGGCTTGGACAAGATCGTGCATGTTATTTTGTATTAAATCACTTTCTAATGAATGCGTTGATACTCTTGAGACATGGTCTTAAGAATTGCTCAAATTAGCTCTATCCTAACTTTTAGTCTGCTGAAATATACATTAAGCTTAGAGAAATGCACAGTCTCTCAAGCATATTTATACATAATAGCATTTCTAAAACATAACAGATTTGTTGTTTATATATAGGGTTCTATTGTGATACTCACCGTTAGTTTATTGCAGGTGGGTTTAAAACTGCTCATGGACTCTTCAGAAGAGCATTTCTTGGTTGCAATGCTGATTTCACTCTCAAAACTTGCTTCTATATTTAGTTTTCTGATTTCTGAACAGGTATTCCCAATCTTTTATGTTGAACTTGTGTGCATACTCTAGTTCAGTTGATGGACTGAGGGAACTGTCTACCTGCCGCCTTTTAATGTGGAAAGTTTCCATCTAATAGTCTTGTTGAAGTAGTAAAAATGTATCCAATATTCTTgctgttttttatttgaaataaataaagaaaaaggttaGTGGCTGCCATTTATATAATGTTTATTATGtcacaaaatattatatattatgatattatgATATTATGATGGTTCAGAACTGGATTATTAAAGGGGCCTTGGTTGACTTGATAGTCTAGATTGTGTGTCACAGCCCTTCACAGATCAAAAAAGCTATCAACAAAGCCTCTGTGCAGGTTGCAGACAGGTTGAACATAAtgcctaaaaaagaaaagaaaaaaaaagagacttCTATTACATCTTTGTTTCAGTACTTCTCAAGAATTTCAAGGTTTCAGTATGGATAAGTTCAGAAAAAGTTTATTAGCCATTATACCCGTTTGTCCTGGAtcagtgtttatttttttatttttacttttaattaatatattattattttgtcttcTGTATGTAGGTAGACTTGCTTTGCTCATTTCTTACCCAAGAAAAAACCTTGCATGTGAAAGCTATGGCGATAAGATGTTTGCATTTTATCTTCATAAGAAGTATGTGTCATTTTCCTGTTAGTGCatatataatcaaaatattgtTCAGCATGTTAGATGATCCTGAACTTCCATCAGACTTGCAATGCCAAGCTCTACGGATTTTCCATAAGGTCCTTCCTGAGCTCATAttgttaaatttataatattgttttgttatGCTGATGAAGTTATTGACTAATGTTAGTCAATTGCAGATTGCATTGTATTCCTTAGCTAATGACAGGGACATACTTGAACTTGATAAGCTGTTAACCATCGTTGAGAATGCATCCAAGTCTCCAATCACATTGAAGAAATTATTAGTCATCCGTGTTTTGGTAGATATATCAGGCAAGCTTAGGGAAAGAATTGGAATTGGATCTGATGGAGCCAGTTCAACCCCTCTTCTCTCACAGATCATTGCATTTGTCATAGATCAGGTTACCTCCTTGGTGAAGCCTATGTTGGATCTTTGTTGCACTAATTCTGAAGTGGAAAAAGAATGTCAATGCTTGTTCAGCCTTCTCCTTCTTCTGGTTGAAGAGCATCCTGACCTAGGTGTTCTAGCTCTagataaaattcatttatttgtagAGTATCTGGTGAATATGCATGATGGAGTCATGACTACAAGTAAAGCAAGTTTGTCAGTTAATGAGATTGTGGActtcaaaggaaaaacaagcatGTTCATCATGTCTAAGCTTGCAATTTATGTTTACAGATTTGTGGTGTCTTGCCTCGAGCATCTCAAGGAAACTGGGTCCATCACTACTGAAGTAGTTCATAAAGTGAAGCTTCTGGTTGAACATGTGCATCGATGCAGCATATTTGATTGCTATATACACATGATCTACTCTCTTCTGTTGTATTCTTGTATTGCTGGGGATTTTGTGGTGAATGAAAATAAGGAAACTAACAATCACAATGAAAACTTGCTTGTAACTCTTGATGATCACTTGATTGAGCATGAAACCCTTGCCTTGGAGTGTGCAGAGAAGATCTTGGCAGGGATTGATTATTGGGATGCTTACAAGGCTGGAAAATATGCAGCACACCAAGGAGCATGGTTCACTGCTAGTTTTATATTTGAGCGGCTAATGACAAAGGTTCAGTCTGATTCCTGTCATTGCTGGTTGAAATCCTTGGCTCAGTTTTCTCATtctgaaaagaaaatacaactGATACTTTTACCAAAACAAGGCTCCAGTTTAGTCAATTGGTTAGAGACAGAGAAAGTTTCTACCATACATTTCAAGGACAATCCAGTTGAAATTGCCCTAGATGCTGCTGGGAACATCAACTTACCTAAGTGCTATGAGAAACTTGTTGAGGCTTATTCTGGTCTTTGCTCTTCATTGGAAGCTCTAGAAACCATTGTCAAACCAGGTCAAGCCTTTTGCTTTCAGAGATGGTTCTTAGCTTTAAGAGTGAAGGTTTTAGCAGCAGTGGTGGATATAGTTAAACTTTTAGGTACTGTTCCATTTAACCAGGATAAAATTACCAATGAACAGGTTAAGAGAAGTATTCTGGTTGAATATCCACAACTTTTCCAACAAATCAGTCAAGTTTCTTTTCAGTTGAAGAGGTTAGCACAAGAATTTGATTTACTGGCCACATCCTTCATTGGGATGGACAGCAAAAGTTCAAAAATCATCTCAGCACTCGCCCTAAGTTGTTCAATACTGGCCTTTATTACTGGATTCACTCTTTATTTTCCAGAAATAcctatatatgaaaatgttacAACTTGCAGTTTGGAAGGCTTGGGAAGATTTTCACATGCAGTGCTCATACAAGATTTAATTGGGCGACTGTGGCATATGGACCATGAGATGATTGCAAATCTGTGCCTGCTTTTGAAGGCGAGTGGACAGCCCAAGAGCTGTTGCCACTTGCAGTCTGGAAATCAAATATGGAGCTCTGGTTGTGGAGTGAAAGATGTTCTTACAGTTTGTAGATATGCTGTCACCAGGGTTGTTCACTTGCAAAATGAGGCAAATAAAGGGCATAATGAGGAGGATCCATCCCAACTTACTAATGATGGTTGGCAATGTCTGTTGGATGTAGTTACAAAATGGATGCACATCCCTTTCCAAACTCCCAAATACTTCTTTCAAGTAAGGTATGCTAAAGAATGCTCCAATATTGGCTCCTTGTTTCCCTACATATTACCAAGGTAGTTTTTAGTTTGTGATTCTTCTTTAGGACTAGATAAGAAACTAATGCTAAATGCTATCTTGTCTTATAACATATTGACCACTATCTGCATCCATCTCTCTTGGGCAGTGATTGATAAAACTGTTTGTCACATTTTAAATCTTTTGGCTTAAGTTGACTGGGCAGGTTTTGCCCAATTCCACTATCAATATGGCTGTAACTAACTCTCTAATATGATCTACTTTTATTCAATTTGTACAATCAGCCACCTTTTCCACTACTTAGGGATTAATGTAATCTTTTCCCTTGAAAATTCTTCAACATCAAAGAATCTGGACCATAGATTCAAGATCTTGGTTGTTATTTTAGATTTCTTCCCTTTCCACTGCTGTAATTCTGTTTTTCATTTAAGTATTATGTCTAATGTTCGACTTCATCAAATTTCAGGCAGTGTGTTGGTTCAGAGCTCTTTGCTTCCAGTACAGACACCAGGAGTCCAGATGGAATATCTATCTTACCAGGCTTCCACCTATCACTAAATCTTTGCCTTCAACTGAAGAATGTGCCACCAGATCGCCCAATTCAACTGACCAAGTTGTACTGCATTCTATATTGTAAAGCATCCTTCGCCAGACCCAAACCAATCGAAGAAAACAAACAACGGATGCAGTCGGGATACCATTCCTGGGAAATCGACGACATGATTGATTTGAACGAAAGTCTATTCCAGCATGTGACAGAGGACGGAAAGACTACCAATACAAAGCTTAGAAGTGTCGACAATGGCGATGGTGGTGTAGTGAAAGCATTTGTGTGTTTTGAACCAAACGAGAGAGGACAAGGGTTCTCAACTTGCTTGCTTGATGTATCTGGGTTTCCAGTGGGGTCCTACAAAATCAAATGGCACAGCTGCTGTGTTGATGATCAGGGTTCTTACTGGAGTCTTCTCCCCTTGAATGCTCCTCCTGTCTTTACCCTACTTGATCCACTGCATGCTCCTGTCACCACAAAATAAGCCCATGTAAAATAGGAAAGGACATTTATCATAACAACTACTATTATTAGCATGTTGTACAAAATCTTTGCAGATCAGCTGGTGGCCCATGTGGGTGGGAATGAAAGTTGTGACCTTGCTGATTATGTGGTCCATTTAAATAGAAGCTATTTCTGACATGGTCttttatttttgtccaaaaaggaaaaagaaaaagtcccAAAATTACAACAAATTCGAATAAGTCAAACCCACACTAATTCATGGGTCATTTAGCCAAATATCATTTGGACTAAGAGTcggtaaaaattataaaaagcatttttaactttttttaatattataaactttttatttttcaaatattaaaaatttaaaaaatattttctaaaatcaccgTGAAACACGTTTTTAGTCATATAAGAAAGGGTTTGGTGCGGGTTTGATGACGAAAACAAAAGTAATGACCATTCGagtattcattaatttaattaaaagtgaTAATATTTGGAAAGATTGAATAAGAATATTTTGGGAAAAAGCGCACACACGCGCGTCTTGAGGCGCGGGAAGAGCAGCACAACCAACCGGATATTTAGCACAGGAGTCTGTGTCTCTCTCCTTTGCAGAAACGGGCCCATTGTCTCAACCACCCATCACCCATTAGTCCATACGCAACgcagaaatataattaaagaaaaaaaacaccttttcttttctctccttCTACACCCTTCGTAGAGATCGGTGATCGGAGGTAACCGGACTCTCTCATCTCATTTTTTGATGTACATTTTTGTTTGATTCGTCTGATTTGAATTCCTTCAGTGGTAAATACAGATGTGGGATTGGTTTCGTTTTCTGGATTGTTAGGCCATTGTGTATAGGAGGATTTCTACTTTCTATTTCTACCaatcaattgaatttattcGATTTCGTATGATACGCCAGGCTGAGCCACCTCTTTGTGGAGTTGTGCTTTGGTTGTGTCTTAAATCTCAGATGGATGTGTGAGATCCTTGAGAAGATCTCGGCTTCCTCTATGTTTCTGAGCTTTTGGTATCAAGATTTAGGCCCCCATTTGATTGGGGGATTGAGGGGTTGATGTGGTTCTGGAATACATCATTGGCTTCGTTGCTTATGGTTGATTGGGCTGAAATATGGTACTATGATCATATGAACTAGGAAAGTGGCTATCCTGTTGATTATTTATGGGTTCTTGTTTGTGGGATGGTAGAGTTTTTTAATGTCGGTGTCATCCAAAGATGGTGGTTGTTGTTGACCTTTTGTGGTTATTGTGTGAACATGTTGTCTGTTGTTACTCAGGTACGAGTCATGACCAACGGAATGCAGAGCGTGGGTGAATGTTCAAGCTCAACTTCCTTAAGCAGTCAGCAGGATTTGGAAGATGACCGAATGATTGCTGTTGTACTGTCGGAAGAGTTTGCTAAGTTAGATGGTGCAGTTGGTAGACGCCTTGCCAGTCTGGAACCTGTTCGTGTAAGATTCTTGGTCATTCTTGATCTTCTTTAATTCATGGAGTTAGATCAACCTTTTTTATTCAATGCCTCTGGGGATATTTAAGTATGATTTGTTTGAGCACTAAACTTGAACATGTCTCCACTGCTAGACATTTGGTTGAACTGTCATGTTTtgatggatggatggatggatgggTTCCACCAATTCGCCATCTGTTTAGGAAATTCTTTTCTGAAGTTGGTGGATGCCCCCAGAATATACAGGCACTGGTTCATTTATTGAATTATTGGAGAATACAAGATGACCATATCCTTATGCAATGCTATGTTAATATGATAACCATGATATACAAACATGTCTTGCAAGTATTCATCCCACTCTATCT
Above is a genomic segment from Vitis riparia cultivar Riparia Gloire de Montpellier isolate 1030 chromosome 14, EGFV_Vit.rip_1.0, whole genome shotgun sequence containing:
- the LOC117931338 gene encoding DEAD-box ATP-dependent RNA helicase 41 isoform X1, which encodes MEDGKKGNQGKNSVELTDDNEGTADGVKERCWDQREALPGEPKCVICGRYGEYICDETDDDICSLECKQTLLCRVAKSRLPVVLPPPKRLPTTDECFYVRDSGDKSGSQSLTGSQTEMLRRRLEICVRGDFDLAPILSFSSCNLPQKLLQNIEAAGYEIPTPVQMQAIPAALVGKNLLVSADTGSGKTASFLVPIVSRCTSIRPGHSPNQKNPLAMVLTPTRELCMQVEEQAKLLGKGLPFKTALVVGGDAMPRQLHRIQQGVELIVGTPGRLIDLLSKHEIELDDVFMLVLDEVDCMLQRGFRDQVMQIYRALSQPQVLMYSATISQEVEKVASSMAKDIIVISVGKSNRPNIAVKQLAIWVESKQKKQKLFDILTSKQHFTPPVVVFVGSRLGADLLTEAITITTGLKALSIHGEKSMKERREIMSSFLVGEVPVMVATGVLSRGVDLLSVKQVIVFDMPNSIKEYVHQIGRASRLGEEGTAILFLNEENRNLFPELVEILKSSGAAIPRELANSRYRLGSVNVGRGQKKRKHGH
- the LOC117931337 gene encoding uncharacterized protein LOC117931337 isoform X2 codes for the protein MERISAACAMEWSIDLEKGLRSKVAGGPVEAILQIGQRLEQWNREPEPTLPVYKMFGLVPGEDRLFANAILLRLAEAFRVGDHSLRHSVVRVFLSLRRCNKNKYNGGKNYGILSKHRVHNQSQLLTRVKIVFDSGDVQSRALTLVLFGCWADFAKDSAEIRYIILSSLVSSHVVEVGLKLLMDSSEEHFLVAMLISLSKLASIFSFLISEQVDLLCSFLTQEKTLHVKAMAIRCLHFIFIRSMCHFPVSAYIIKILFSMLDDPELPSDLQCQALRIFHKIALYSLANDRDILELDKLLTIVENASKSPITLKKLLVIRVLVDISGKLRERIGIGSDGASSTPLLSQIIAFVIDQVTSLVKPMLDLCCTNSEVEKECQCLFSLLLLLVEEHPDLGVLALDKIHLFVEYLVNMHDGVMTTSKASLSVNEIVDFKGKTSMFIMSKLAIYVYRFVVSCLEHLKETGSITTEVVHKVKLLVEHVHRCSIFDCYIHMIYSLLLYSCIAGDFVVNENKETNNHNENLLVTLDDHLIEHETLALECAEKILAGIDYWDAYKAGKYAAHQGAWFTASFIFERLMTKVQSDSCHCWLKSLAQFSHSEKKIQLILLPKQGSSLVNWLETEKVSTIHFKDNPVEIALDAAGNINLPKCYEKLVEAYSGLCSSLEALETIVKPGQAFCFQRWFLALRVKVLAAVVDIVKLLGTVPFNQDKITNEQVKRSILVEYPQLFQQISQVSFQLKRLAQEFDLLATSFIGMDSKSSKIISALALSCSILAFITGFTLYFPEIPIYENVTTCSLEGLGRFSHAVLIQDLIGRLWHMDHEMIANLCLLLKASGQPKSCCHLQSGNQIWSSGCGVKDVLTVCRYAVTRVVHLQNEANKGHNEEDPSQLTNDGWQCLLDVVTKWMHIPFQTPKYFFQVRQCVGSELFASSTDTRSPDGISILPGFHLSLNLCLQLKNVPPDRPIQLTKLYCILYCKASFARPKPIEENKQRMQSGYHSWEIDDMIDLNESLFQHVTEDGKTTNTKLRSVDNGDGGVVKAFVCFEPNERGQGFSTCLLDVSGFPVGSYKIKWHSCCVDDQGSYWSLLPLNAPPVFTLLDPLHAPVTTK
- the LOC117931338 gene encoding DEAD-box ATP-dependent RNA helicase 41 isoform X2, with translation MEDGKKGNQGKNSVELTDDNEGTDGVKERCWDQREALPGEPKCVICGRYGEYICDETDDDICSLECKQTLLCRVAKSRLPVVLPPPKRLPTTDECFYVRDSGDKSGSQSLTGSQTEMLRRRLEICVRGDFDLAPILSFSSCNLPQKLLQNIEAAGYEIPTPVQMQAIPAALVGKNLLVSADTGSGKTASFLVPIVSRCTSIRPGHSPNQKNPLAMVLTPTRELCMQVEEQAKLLGKGLPFKTALVVGGDAMPRQLHRIQQGVELIVGTPGRLIDLLSKHEIELDDVFMLVLDEVDCMLQRGFRDQVMQIYRALSQPQVLMYSATISQEVEKVASSMAKDIIVISVGKSNRPNIAVKQLAIWVESKQKKQKLFDILTSKQHFTPPVVVFVGSRLGADLLTEAITITTGLKALSIHGEKSMKERREIMSSFLVGEVPVMVATGVLSRGVDLLSVKQVIVFDMPNSIKEYVHQIGRASRLGEEGTAILFLNEENRNLFPELVEILKSSGAAIPRELANSRYRLGSVNVGRGQKKRKHGH
- the LOC117931337 gene encoding uncharacterized protein LOC117931337 isoform X3, encoding MVEKIMGFCQNTGAEIRYIILSSLVSSHVVEVRASFYAAACFCELSDDFASVILEILVNMLSSSQMTSAVRLAGVRVFAKMGCSSSLAHRAYKVGLKLLMDSSEEHFLVAMLISLSKLASIFSFLISEQVDLLCSFLTQEKTLHVKAMAIRCLHFIFIRSMCHFPVSAYIIKILFSMLDDPELPSDLQCQALRIFHKIALYSLANDRDILELDKLLTIVENASKSPITLKKLLVIRVLVDISGKLRERIGIGSDGASSTPLLSQIIAFVIDQVTSLVKPMLDLCCTNSEVEKECQCLFSLLLLLVEEHPDLGVLALDKIHLFVEYLVNMHDGVMTTSKASLSVNEIVDFKGKTSMFIMSKLAIYVYRFVVSCLEHLKETGSITTEVVHKVKLLVEHVHRCSIFDCYIHMIYSLLLYSCIAGDFVVNENKETNNHNENLLVTLDDHLIEHETLALECAEKILAGIDYWDAYKAGKYAAHQGAWFTASFIFERLMTKVQSDSCHCWLKSLAQFSHSEKKIQLILLPKQGSSLVNWLETEKVSTIHFKDNPVEIALDAAGNINLPKCYEKLVEAYSGLCSSLEALETIVKPGQAFCFQRWFLALRVKVLAAVVDIVKLLGTVPFNQDKITNEQVKRSILVEYPQLFQQISQVSFQLKRLAQEFDLLATSFIGMDSKSSKIISALALSCSILAFITGFTLYFPEIPIYENVTTCSLEGLGRFSHAVLIQDLIGRLWHMDHEMIANLCLLLKASGQPKSCCHLQSGNQIWSSGCGVKDVLTVCRYAVTRVVHLQNEANKGHNEEDPSQLTNDGWQCLLDVVTKWMHIPFQTPKYFFQVRQCVGSELFASSTDTRSPDGISILPGFHLSLNLCLQLKNVPPDRPIQLTKLYCILYCKASFARPKPIEENKQRMQSGYHSWEIDDMIDLNESLFQHVTEDGKTTNTKLRSVDNGDGGVVKAFVCFEPNERGQGFSTCLLDVSGFPVGSYKIKWHSCCVDDQGSYWSLLPLNAPPVFTLLDPLHAPVTTK
- the LOC117931338 gene encoding DEAD-box ATP-dependent RNA helicase 41 isoform X3, with amino-acid sequence MCYMWSLWVAKSRLPVVLPPPKRLPTTDECFYVRDSGDKSGSQSLTGSQTEMLRRRLEICVRGDFDLAPILSFSSCNLPQKLLQNIEAAGYEIPTPVQMQAIPAALVGKNLLVSADTGSGKTASFLVPIVSRCTSIRPGHSPNQKNPLAMVLTPTRELCMQVEEQAKLLGKGLPFKTALVVGGDAMPRQLHRIQQGVELIVGTPGRLIDLLSKHEIELDDVFMLVLDEVDCMLQRGFRDQVMQIYRALSQPQVLMYSATISQEVEKVASSMAKDIIVISVGKSNRPNIAVKQLAIWVESKQKKQKLFDILTSKQHFTPPVVVFVGSRLGADLLTEAITITTGLKALSIHGEKSMKERREIMSSFLVGEVPVMVATGVLSRGVDLLSVKQVIVFDMPNSIKEYVHQIGRASRLGEEGTAILFLNEENRNLFPELVEILKSSGAAIPRELANSRYRLGSVNVGRGQKKRKHGH
- the LOC117931337 gene encoding uncharacterized protein LOC117931337 isoform X1 — encoded protein: MERISAACAMEWSIDLEKGLRSKVAGGPVEAILQIGQRLEQWNREPEPTLPVYKMFGLVPGEDRLFANAILLRLAEAFRVGDHSLRHSVVRVFLSLRRCNKNKYNGGKNYGILSKHRVHNQSQLLTRVKIVFDSGDVQSRALTLVLFGCWADFAKDSAEIRYIILSSLVSSHVVEVRASFYAAACFCELSDDFASVILEILVNMLSSSQMTSAVRLAGVRVFAKMGCSSSLAHRAYKVGLKLLMDSSEEHFLVAMLISLSKLASIFSFLISEQVDLLCSFLTQEKTLHVKAMAIRCLHFIFIRSMCHFPVSAYIIKILFSMLDDPELPSDLQCQALRIFHKIALYSLANDRDILELDKLLTIVENASKSPITLKKLLVIRVLVDISGKLRERIGIGSDGASSTPLLSQIIAFVIDQVTSLVKPMLDLCCTNSEVEKECQCLFSLLLLLVEEHPDLGVLALDKIHLFVEYLVNMHDGVMTTSKASLSVNEIVDFKGKTSMFIMSKLAIYVYRFVVSCLEHLKETGSITTEVVHKVKLLVEHVHRCSIFDCYIHMIYSLLLYSCIAGDFVVNENKETNNHNENLLVTLDDHLIEHETLALECAEKILAGIDYWDAYKAGKYAAHQGAWFTASFIFERLMTKVQSDSCHCWLKSLAQFSHSEKKIQLILLPKQGSSLVNWLETEKVSTIHFKDNPVEIALDAAGNINLPKCYEKLVEAYSGLCSSLEALETIVKPGQAFCFQRWFLALRVKVLAAVVDIVKLLGTVPFNQDKITNEQVKRSILVEYPQLFQQISQVSFQLKRLAQEFDLLATSFIGMDSKSSKIISALALSCSILAFITGFTLYFPEIPIYENVTTCSLEGLGRFSHAVLIQDLIGRLWHMDHEMIANLCLLLKASGQPKSCCHLQSGNQIWSSGCGVKDVLTVCRYAVTRVVHLQNEANKGHNEEDPSQLTNDGWQCLLDVVTKWMHIPFQTPKYFFQVRQCVGSELFASSTDTRSPDGISILPGFHLSLNLCLQLKNVPPDRPIQLTKLYCILYCKASFARPKPIEENKQRMQSGYHSWEIDDMIDLNESLFQHVTEDGKTTNTKLRSVDNGDGGVVKAFVCFEPNERGQGFSTCLLDVSGFPVGSYKIKWHSCCVDDQGSYWSLLPLNAPPVFTLLDPLHAPVTTK